Genomic segment of Gaiellales bacterium:
TCGTTCATCCCCGACGTGGTTGCCGCCGTGCGGGCGCTCGACCGCACTGTGCGCACCGGCCTGATTCTCGGGCCGTGGGACGAGTCGCCCGACCGCTTCGCCCGGGCGGACGAGTGCGGGGCCGACGTCCTGGTGCCCCACGTCGACCTGCTCGACGACGGGCTGCGCGCCCGGGCGCTCGAGCGCGGTTCCCGCCTCGTGGTGTGGACGGTCAACGAGCGTGAGGCGCTTGCGCAGGCGATCGCCGACCCGGCGGTGGGGTGCGTGATCACCGACCTGCCCGACGTCGCGCTCGAGCTCTGCGGACGCGCCTTCGCGCCGCACGCCACAGCGCCTGCCAATCCGTCGCGCCGCCGTCGCATCGCGTAACGGACCCGTGACCGAGGTCTACTGGGTGGCGTCCCCGGGCAGCTCGCCGCGTGGGCGAAGCCGGCTCGGGTGCTCCGCCCCAGCCCGCTCGCCGCGCACCCACTGCACCGAGGCGTCGACGAACGGCTGATGGTCCCACGGCGTGTGCGCGCCGGGCCGCAGGCCGTCGGCGACCAGGCGCCGGCGCCGCTGGCTCTCGAGCACGCCGTGCGCGATCGCGGGGAGGTCCCACCGCCGCTCCACCTCGGCGCCCATCGCGTCTGCGATCTCGCGCTGTGCCGGGTCGTCCGCCACGTTGCGGAGCTCGTGCGGATCCGCCTCGAGGTCGTAGAGCCGATCGGGGTCGCCGGGCGTGCGGATCAGCTTGTGCCTGTCCCGCCGCAGCATCACGGACGGCGAGCGCACGCCCTCGGCCATGTACTCG
This window contains:
- a CDS encoding glycerophosphodiester phosphodiesterase; translated protein: MSGTLVCAHRGASGYLPENSLDAFASAIAMGSDGIETDLRRTPDGRLVLAHDPLPAMPPDGLVELAQLVAMAAGRVRLDVELKEPGYEAQVLDALTPRPDGLLVTSFIPDVVAAVRALDRTVRTGLILGPWDESPDRFARADECGADVLVPHVDLLDDGLRARALERGSRLVVWTVNEREALAQAIADPAVGCVITDLPDVALELCGRAFAPHATAPANPSRRRRIA